A DNA window from Phaeobacter sp. A36a-5a contains the following coding sequences:
- a CDS encoding sensor histidine kinase NtrY-like has translation MAQRSHLRSAYGPFAALDRWRRTRRARNVGALGLVVLGPVLALSTFLIIGPFSQGVASLSLRLILLADLIYVLAVAALVLTQVGRLIAARRAKSAGSRLHLRLIGAFAFLALTPTVIVALFAGLTVNVGLEGWFSDRVRQVVGSSLAAAEAYQEQQQRDLSEDAVALARYIDNSRNRNFFISDGQLRQVLTQGQLQIQRGLQEAYVVDGAGAIRARGERSYEFDFEEPRAADISKASFNGVTLIQDWENSELRALVRLDAFVDRFLYVSRDVDGELLSLLDDTKETAHLYQQLESERGRVLFDFVLLYLGFAVILILAAMWLGMWFAERLSRPVGRLTIAARRVGAGNLNVQVPEDDGDDEISQLGRYFNQMTLELREQRDTLLENTRQIERRRRLFDSVLMSVTSGVVGLDPEGRVTFVNRSAERLLDWNGDRQSLALAVAVPEFGPLFVELSETGADVVQDEVKVTRQGQLENLLVRMSPRRSEEGRLEGYVVAFDDVTDLVSAQRMAAWGDVARRIAHEIKNPLTPIQLSAERIKRKFAPKLGEENSDLLQSMTDVIVRQTNDLRRIVDEFSKFARMPEPERREEDLVKLLRDAVTLQRAGQPDLRITADLPTEPMLADLDATMIGQALTNLIKNAGEAVETLKQKGGVPDLDPEIRIAVTSTKTGYEVTIADNGIGLPEDRARLFEPYVTTRDEGTGLGLPIVKKIIEEHGGTLVLEDAPVFEGQAHYGAMAVIRLPAAHEAAAPNKSTVKAGLT, from the coding sequence GTGGCGCAGAGGTCACATCTTCGCTCGGCATACGGGCCATTTGCGGCCCTTGACCGCTGGCGCAGAACCCGCAGGGCACGCAATGTCGGCGCGCTTGGGCTGGTTGTTCTGGGGCCTGTGCTGGCGCTCTCGACATTTCTGATCATCGGCCCGTTCTCGCAAGGGGTCGCCTCGCTGTCGCTGCGGCTGATCCTGCTGGCTGATCTGATCTATGTGCTGGCTGTCGCGGCACTGGTCCTGACGCAGGTTGGGCGGTTGATCGCAGCCCGACGGGCCAAATCCGCGGGTTCCCGGCTGCATCTGCGGCTGATCGGGGCCTTCGCCTTTCTGGCGCTGACGCCCACCGTGATCGTGGCGCTGTTTGCCGGCCTGACCGTGAACGTGGGCCTTGAGGGCTGGTTTTCGGACCGGGTGCGTCAGGTCGTGGGAAGTTCGCTTGCCGCCGCTGAGGCCTATCAGGAGCAGCAGCAGCGCGACCTGTCGGAGGATGCGGTGGCGCTGGCGCGCTATATCGACAACAGCCGGAACCGCAATTTCTTCATCAGCGACGGGCAGCTGCGCCAGGTGCTGACACAGGGGCAATTGCAGATCCAACGCGGCCTTCAGGAGGCTTATGTGGTGGATGGCGCCGGGGCCATCCGGGCCCGTGGCGAACGCTCCTATGAGTTTGACTTTGAAGAGCCGCGCGCCGCTGACATCAGCAAGGCGTCGTTTAACGGGGTTACGCTGATCCAGGACTGGGAAAACAGCGAACTGCGGGCGCTGGTGCGGCTGGATGCGTTTGTTGACCGCTTCCTGTATGTCAGCCGTGATGTGGACGGTGAGTTGCTGAGCCTCCTGGATGACACCAAGGAAACCGCGCATCTCTACCAGCAGCTGGAGAGCGAACGCGGGCGGGTTCTGTTTGACTTTGTGCTGTTGTACCTCGGGTTTGCGGTGATCCTGATCCTTGCGGCAATGTGGCTGGGCATGTGGTTTGCCGAACGGCTGTCGCGGCCTGTCGGACGGCTGACGATTGCGGCGCGCCGGGTCGGGGCGGGCAATCTCAACGTGCAGGTGCCCGAAGACGACGGCGATGACGAGATTTCGCAGCTGGGGCGCTATTTCAACCAAATGACGCTGGAGCTGCGCGAGCAGCGCGACACGCTGCTTGAAAACACCCGCCAGATCGAACGCCGCCGCCGGTTGTTTGATTCCGTGCTGATGTCGGTGACCTCCGGTGTGGTCGGGCTGGACCCTGAGGGGCGGGTGACCTTTGTGAACCGCTCCGCCGAGCGCCTGCTGGATTGGAATGGCGATCGTCAGTCGCTGGCACTGGCTGTGGCCGTGCCGGAGTTTGGGCCGCTGTTTGTGGAATTGAGCGAAACCGGCGCCGATGTGGTGCAGGATGAGGTCAAGGTGACGCGTCAGGGGCAGCTGGAGAACCTGCTGGTGCGGATGTCGCCACGGCGCAGCGAGGAGGGGCGGCTTGAGGGCTATGTGGTTGCCTTTGACGATGTCACCGACCTGGTCAGCGCCCAGCGGATGGCGGCCTGGGGCGATGTGGCCCGTCGGATTGCCCATGAGATCAAGAACCCGCTGACCCCGATCCAGCTGAGTGCCGAGCGTATCAAGCGCAAATTCGCGCCCAAGCTGGGTGAGGAGAACAGCGATCTCCTGCAATCCATGACAGATGTGATCGTGCGCCAGACCAATGACTTGCGCCGCATTGTTGACGAGTTTTCAAAATTCGCACGGATGCCGGAGCCGGAGCGCCGCGAAGAGGATCTGGTGAAGCTGTTGCGCGATGCGGTGACCCTGCAACGGGCAGGCCAGCCTGATCTGCGCATCACCGCCGATCTGCCCACCGAACCGATGCTTGCCGATCTGGATGCAACCATGATCGGCCAGGCCTTGACCAATCTGATCAAGAACGCGGGCGAAGCCGTTGAAACGCTGAAGCAAAAAGGTGGCGTGCCGGATCTGGATCCGGAAATTCGCATTGCCGTCACCTCGACGAAAACCGGCTATGAGGTCACCATCGCCGACAATGGCATCGGTCTGCCAGAAGACCGTGCCCGATTGTTTGAACCCTATGTGACCACCCGTGACGAAGGCACCGGCCTCGGCCTGCCAATCGTCAAGAAGATCATCGAAGAACACGGCGGAACGCTGGTGCTGGAAGACGCACCGGTGTTCGAAGGTCAGGCCCATTATGGCGCCATGGCCGTGATCCGCCTGCCTGCCGCACATGAGGCGGCAGCCCCCAATAAGAGTACAGTGAAAGCAGGTCTGACATGA
- the dusB gene encoding tRNA dihydrouridine synthase DusB — translation MSFTLGSTPLTPPIALAPMAGITDRPFRDLVRSFGVGLMVSEMVASQEMVQAKPGVRERAELSADVENTAVQIAGRDAYWMAEAARQVESRGAKLIDINMGCPAKKVTNGYSGSALLKTPDDALSLIEAVVAAVSVPVTLKTRLGWDDSCLNAANVAYRAQEAGVQMVTIHGRTRCQFYKGNADWQAIAAVKAALTVPLLANGDIVDTATARGALALSGADGVMIGRGAQGKPWLLAEVAHDIWGSAAPDVPTGSDLVQMVSAHYEAMIAFYGVDLGLRVARKHLGWYMDEAATPAQLRREVLTAKDPKTVLSLLPSALTGGAGPDLGPQTMDGQAA, via the coding sequence TTGTCCTTCACTCTCGGTTCCACCCCTTTGACCCCTCCCATCGCGCTGGCGCCGATGGCTGGAATCACCGATCGCCCCTTTCGCGATCTGGTGCGCAGCTTTGGTGTCGGGCTAATGGTGAGCGAGATGGTTGCCAGTCAGGAAATGGTGCAGGCCAAGCCCGGCGTGCGTGAACGGGCCGAGCTGAGTGCGGATGTGGAGAATACGGCGGTGCAGATTGCCGGGCGCGATGCCTATTGGATGGCAGAGGCCGCGCGGCAGGTGGAAAGCCGGGGCGCAAAGCTGATTGATATCAATATGGGATGCCCGGCCAAGAAGGTGACCAATGGTTATTCCGGCTCGGCCCTGCTGAAGACACCGGATGATGCGCTGTCGCTGATTGAGGCGGTGGTGGCTGCGGTCTCGGTGCCGGTGACGTTGAAGACGCGGCTTGGCTGGGACGACAGCTGTCTGAACGCCGCCAATGTGGCCTATCGCGCGCAGGAGGCCGGGGTGCAGATGGTCACCATCCATGGCCGCACCCGGTGTCAGTTCTACAAGGGCAATGCAGATTGGCAGGCCATCGCAGCAGTGAAAGCTGCGTTGACGGTTCCGCTGCTGGCCAATGGCGATATCGTGGATACGGCCACGGCCCGCGGTGCATTGGCACTCTCGGGTGCGGATGGCGTGATGATTGGGCGCGGGGCGCAGGGCAAGCCCTGGCTGCTGGCTGAGGTGGCGCATGACATCTGGGGCAGTGCAGCCCCCGATGTACCGACCGGTTCGGATCTGGTTCAGATGGTCAGCGCTCATTACGAGGCGATGATCGCCTTTTACGGCGTGGATCTGGGCCTGCGGGTCGCACGCAAACATCTGGGCTGGTATATGGATGAGGCCGCCACTCCTGCTCAGCTGCGCCGGGAGGTGCTGACAGCCAAGGACCCCAAGACGGTGCTCAGCCTCCTGCCTTCGGCGCTGACCGGGGGCGCTGGGCCGGATCTTGGGCCACAAACCATGGACGGGCAGGCGGCATGA
- a CDS encoding two-component system sensor histidine kinase NtrB, which produces MTQAEGGKTGATQVDWNGADSALWASLPIPAFVIDREARIADVNSAGEGFLNTSRKALLGQGIWQHVIIAPAIDEAVERARDNGTPLFVNDIDVGTPGRAPLQCNVQVARVQGVQGGMLILLSPRELAGRLTQNHSAKSAAQSAIGMAEMLAHEIKNPLAGITGAAQLLSMGLSGDDLELTDLIVSESRRIVKLLEQVEQFGNLSAPAFQEVNIHDVLDRARRSALLGFGAQMTIIEDYDPSLPMAWGDGDQLLQVVLNLLKNAAEAADPGGGTIRIRTFYEHSFRLRRSDGSGKLLPLQIEISDDGPGLPEAIRDDIFDPFVSGRENGTGLGLALVSKIIADHQGWISVSSEPGQTVFRLSLSRVPTAPRPAPFPHDPNHTAHTQGVAHHGRHRSGRR; this is translated from the coding sequence ATGACGCAGGCAGAGGGCGGAAAAACCGGCGCCACGCAGGTCGATTGGAACGGTGCAGACAGCGCGCTCTGGGCGTCGCTGCCGATTCCGGCCTTTGTCATAGATCGCGAGGCCCGGATTGCGGATGTGAATTCCGCCGGTGAGGGCTTCCTCAATACCTCGCGCAAGGCGCTGCTGGGCCAGGGCATCTGGCAGCATGTGATCATTGCCCCGGCCATTGACGAGGCGGTGGAGCGCGCCCGCGACAATGGCACGCCGCTGTTTGTGAACGATATCGACGTCGGCACCCCCGGGCGGGCGCCGCTGCAATGCAATGTACAGGTGGCGCGGGTGCAGGGCGTTCAGGGGGGGATGCTGATCCTGCTCTCCCCGCGCGAGCTGGCTGGGCGGTTGACGCAGAACCATTCGGCCAAATCCGCCGCGCAATCCGCAATCGGTATGGCCGAGATGCTGGCCCATGAGATCAAGAACCCGCTGGCAGGGATCACCGGTGCGGCGCAGCTGCTGTCCATGGGGCTGTCGGGGGATGATCTGGAGCTGACCGATCTGATTGTGAGCGAAAGTCGGCGGATCGTGAAACTCTTGGAACAGGTGGAGCAATTCGGCAACCTCTCGGCCCCGGCCTTTCAGGAGGTCAATATCCATGATGTGCTGGACCGGGCGCGCCGCTCTGCGTTGCTGGGGTTTGGTGCGCAGATGACCATCATCGAGGATTACGACCCCTCGCTGCCGATGGCCTGGGGCGATGGGGACCAGCTGTTGCAGGTGGTCCTGAACCTGCTGAAGAACGCAGCAGAGGCCGCCGATCCCGGTGGTGGAACCATTCGCATCCGTACCTTCTATGAGCATTCGTTCCGCCTGCGGCGCAGTGATGGGTCAGGCAAGCTGTTGCCGCTGCAGATTGAGATTTCCGATGACGGTCCGGGTCTGCCTGAGGCGATCCGCGATGATATCTTTGATCCGTTTGTTTCTGGCCGCGAGAATGGCACTGGTCTGGGACTGGCGCTGGTCAGCAAGATCATTGCCGATCATCAGGGCTGGATCTCGGTCAGTTCCGAACCCGGGCAGACGGTGTTTCGCCTGTCGCTGTCGCGCGTGCCGACGGCGCCGCGCCCGGCACCGTTTCCACATGATCCCAATCATACCGCACACACCCAAGGAGTAGCACATCATGGACGGCACCGTTCTGGTCGCAGATGA
- a CDS encoding response regulator, with amino-acid sequence MDGTVLVADDDRTIRTVLTQALTRAGCKVHATSSLTTLMRWVGEGKGDVVISDVMMPDGNGLEMLPKIADDRPGLPVIVISAQNTIMTAIKAAEAEAYDYLPKPFDLPELMKRTAKALTERRQTQGQGRSTPQGEGARDLGLHSGETHEDLPLVGRTEVMQTLYRLVARVMNTDIPLLITGESGTGKSLIARSMHDLSDRRTLPFVRAEAADLASLDGPAQLLAQARGGTLLLDELADLSEEAQARVVRMMDAPGDHQPRFIATSQQDLTAAMEAGRLRQDLYYRISGTELPVPALRARVDDIPLLCAHFLTRAENDGAPHRRLSEAAREPLRQFPWPGNVRQLENVMRRLALTARSEDISLDEVNGALGAQSGGEPLAASGAALSTEKLSESVARHLQRYFDLHGDMLPPPGLYARLMREVETPLIELSLAMTGGNQAKCADLLGINRNTLRKKITDLDIEVTRRRKLM; translated from the coding sequence ATGGACGGCACCGTTCTGGTCGCAGATGACGATCGCACTATCCGCACGGTTTTGACACAGGCCCTGACGCGGGCCGGGTGCAAGGTGCATGCGACCTCCTCTCTGACGACGCTGATGCGCTGGGTTGGCGAGGGCAAGGGTGATGTCGTCATCTCCGACGTGATGATGCCGGATGGCAATGGGCTGGAGATGCTGCCCAAGATCGCCGATGACCGGCCAGGGCTGCCGGTGATCGTGATCTCGGCGCAGAACACCATCATGACAGCGATCAAGGCGGCTGAGGCCGAGGCCTATGATTACCTGCCCAAACCGTTCGACCTGCCGGAGCTGATGAAGCGGACTGCCAAGGCGCTGACGGAGCGGCGACAAACGCAGGGGCAGGGGCGTTCGACGCCGCAGGGGGAGGGCGCGCGCGATCTCGGCCTTCATAGCGGCGAGACCCATGAGGACCTACCACTGGTGGGGCGCACCGAGGTGATGCAGACGCTTTATCGTCTGGTGGCGCGGGTGATGAACACCGATATCCCGCTGTTGATCACCGGCGAGAGCGGCACTGGAAAATCCCTGATCGCGCGGTCCATGCATGATCTTTCGGATCGGCGCACCCTGCCGTTTGTCAGGGCTGAGGCCGCTGATCTTGCCTCGCTCGATGGTCCGGCGCAGTTGCTGGCGCAGGCCCGTGGCGGCACGCTGCTGCTGGATGAGCTGGCGGATCTCTCCGAGGAGGCACAGGCACGCGTCGTTCGCATGATGGATGCCCCCGGAGACCACCAGCCGCGTTTCATCGCCACCAGCCAGCAGGATCTGACCGCAGCGATGGAGGCCGGACGGCTGCGACAGGATCTCTATTACCGGATCAGCGGCACGGAGCTCCCCGTGCCTGCGCTGCGGGCGCGGGTGGATGACATTCCGCTGCTTTGCGCGCATTTCCTGACGCGGGCCGAAAATGATGGCGCACCGCACCGCCGGTTGAGCGAGGCAGCGCGCGAACCGCTGCGGCAGTTCCCGTGGCCGGGAAATGTGCGCCAGCTGGAGAATGTGATGCGGCGTCTGGCGCTGACCGCCCGCAGCGAGGACATCAGCCTGGATGAAGTCAACGGTGCGCTGGGCGCGCAATCGGGCGGGGAGCCGCTGGCAGCCAGCGGTGCGGCCCTCAGTACCGAGAAACTGTCGGAATCAGTGGCGCGCCATTTGCAGCGCTATTTCGATCTGCACGGCGATATGCTGCCGCCACCCGGCCTATATGCCCGGTTGATGCGGGAGGTTGAGACCCCTTTGATTGAATTATCGCTCGCGATGACCGGCGGAAATCAGGCAAAATGTGCGGATTTACTTGGTATTAACCGCAATACGCTGCGCAAGAAGATCACTGACCTTGATATTGAGGTGACACGCCGTCGCAAACTGATGTAA
- the ntrX gene encoding nitrogen assimilation response regulator NtrX: MSDILIVDDERDIRELVSDILEDEGYATRKAGSSEECMAALNAEPPALLILDIWLKDSQMDGIDILKVVKRDNPEIPVVIISGHGNIEIAVAAIKQGAYDFIEKPFNIDQLLVVIRRAMEASKLRRENSDLKRQDAGVSEMIGASAAYRALIGQLDKVTKSNGRVMLTGPAGSGKEIAARYIHTQSNRASAPFVTVNCASIEPDRMEEVLFGRESAERGVEPGLLEQAHGGVIFFDEVADMPLGTQSKILRVLVDQQFQRVGGADKVRVDLRVISATNKDLEREIEADRFRQELYHRLNVVPIPVPSLADRREDIPLLADHFIAHFNQSQGLPLRKLSEDAIALMQTMLWPGNVRQLKNMVERVLILGESSGPIEPKDLPRDEEAVDDQSRVVLSGALATLPLREAREAFEREYLLTQINRFGGNISRTASFVGMERSALHRKLKSLGVVTSNKAGARIAHVEKETEEDMV; encoded by the coding sequence ATGAGTGACATTCTGATTGTTGACGACGAACGCGACATCCGTGAGCTGGTTTCCGATATCCTTGAGGATGAAGGCTATGCAACGCGCAAGGCCGGCAGCTCTGAGGAATGCATGGCCGCGCTCAACGCCGAGCCGCCGGCGCTCCTGATCCTCGATATCTGGCTGAAGGACAGCCAGATGGATGGGATCGACATCCTGAAGGTGGTGAAACGCGACAACCCGGAAATCCCCGTGGTGATCATTTCCGGCCATGGAAATATTGAAATTGCCGTCGCCGCGATCAAGCAGGGCGCGTATGATTTCATCGAAAAACCTTTTAATATCGACCAGTTGCTGGTGGTTATTCGCCGCGCGATGGAGGCTTCGAAGCTGCGCCGCGAAAACTCCGATCTGAAGCGTCAGGATGCCGGCGTGAGCGAGATGATCGGGGCCTCCGCGGCCTATCGTGCGCTGATTGGCCAGTTGGACAAGGTGACAAAGTCCAACGGCCGGGTGATGCTGACGGGGCCTGCGGGCAGCGGCAAGGAGATTGCAGCGCGCTATATTCACACGCAGTCCAATCGCGCCTCGGCCCCCTTTGTGACGGTGAACTGCGCCAGTATCGAGCCGGACCGTATGGAAGAGGTGCTGTTTGGTCGGGAAAGCGCCGAACGCGGGGTTGAGCCGGGGCTGCTGGAACAGGCGCATGGCGGGGTGATCTTCTTTGACGAGGTGGCGGATATGCCGCTTGGGACCCAGTCAAAGATCCTGCGGGTGCTGGTGGATCAGCAGTTCCAGCGGGTTGGCGGGGCCGATAAGGTACGCGTTGACCTGCGGGTTATTTCCGCGACAAACAAGGACTTGGAGCGCGAGATTGAGGCGGATCGCTTCCGTCAGGAGCTCTATCACCGCCTGAATGTGGTGCCGATCCCGGTGCCCTCGCTGGCCGACCGGCGCGAGGATATTCCGCTGCTGGCGGATCATTTCATCGCGCATTTCAACCAGAGCCAGGGCCTGCCGCTGCGCAAGCTTAGCGAGGATGCCATTGCCCTGATGCAGACCATGCTGTGGCCAGGCAATGTGCGGCAGTTGAAGAACATGGTGGAACGGGTTCTGATCCTTGGCGAAAGCAGCGGTCCGATTGAGCCAAAGGATCTGCCCCGCGATGAAGAAGCGGTTGATGACCAGAGCCGCGTTGTGCTTTCCGGGGCGCTGGCGACCCTGCCGCTGCGGGAGGCCCGCGAGGCGTTTGAACGCGAATACCTGCTGACCCAGATCAACCGCTTTGGCGGCAATATCAGCCGCACCGCATCTTTTGTCGGGATGGAACGCTCCGCTTTGCACCGCAAACTGAAATCGCTGGGGGTTGTCACCTCGAACAAGGCAGGCGCGCGGATCGCGCATGTTGAGAAGGAAACCGAAGAGGATATGGTCTGA